The following are from one region of the Edwardsiella tarda ATCC 15947 = NBRC 105688 genome:
- a CDS encoding 7-cyano-7-deazaguanine/7-aminomethyl-7-deazaguanine transporter: MFSFTPQQRFTALCWLSLFHVLIITSSNYLVQLPITIFGFHTTWGAFTFPFIFLATDLTVRIFGAPLARRIILAVMVPALLISYCVSALFFQGQWQGFAALGSMNLMVARIACASFMAYVLGQILDVHVFNRLRQTRAWWVAPTASTLFGNISDTLSFFFIAFYHSSDAFMATHWVEIALVDYTFKLLISMVFFLPMYGVMLNMLLKRIAFRQQISLA, encoded by the coding sequence ATGTTTAGTTTTACCCCGCAACAGCGGTTTACAGCCTTGTGTTGGCTGTCCCTCTTTCATGTGTTAATTATCACATCAAGTAACTATTTGGTGCAGTTGCCGATTACGATTTTCGGCTTCCATACCACCTGGGGTGCATTCACCTTCCCCTTTATTTTTCTGGCGACGGATCTCACGGTGCGTATCTTCGGTGCGCCACTGGCACGGCGTATCATCCTCGCGGTGATGGTGCCAGCGTTGCTGATCTCCTACTGTGTCTCTGCGCTTTTTTTCCAGGGGCAGTGGCAAGGGTTCGCTGCCTTGGGCAGTATGAACCTGATGGTGGCGCGTATCGCGTGCGCCAGCTTTATGGCCTATGTCCTCGGCCAGATCCTGGATGTGCATGTTTTCAACCGGCTACGCCAGACTCGGGCGTGGTGGGTTGCACCGACCGCGTCGACGCTGTTTGGCAATATTAGCGATACGCTATCGTTTTTCTTTATTGCCTTCTATCACAGTAGTGATGCGTTTATGGCGACGCATTGGGTCGAGATTGCGCTGGTGGATTATACCTTCAAACTATTGATCAGCATGGTCTTCTTCCTGCCGATGTATGGTGTCATGCTGAATATGCTGTTGAAGCGTATCGCTTTTCGCCAACAGATCTCGTTGGCATAG
- a CDS encoding OmpA family lipoprotein: protein MKKSRLCIAGLVSAALILSGCTTNPYTGESQAGKSGIGAGLGALLGAGVGALSSSKSDRGKGALIGAAAGAALGGGIGYYMDVQEAKLRDKMRGTGVSVTRQGDNIVLNMPNNVTFDSNSSNLKPAGANTLTGVAMVLKEYQKTAVNVVGYTDSTGSRDLNMRLSQQRADSVASALITQGVAAGRIRTIGMGPANPIASNSTAAGKAQNRRVEITLSPL, encoded by the coding sequence ATGAAAAAAAGCCGTTTGTGCATCGCAGGCCTGGTCAGTGCGGCGCTGATCCTCTCCGGTTGTACCACCAATCCTTATACCGGTGAGTCCCAGGCTGGGAAATCGGGCATCGGCGCCGGACTGGGCGCCTTGCTAGGCGCCGGGGTCGGCGCACTCTCCTCATCGAAGAGCGATCGCGGTAAAGGCGCACTGATCGGCGCGGCCGCCGGGGCGGCGCTGGGGGGAGGGATTGGCTATTACATGGATGTGCAGGAAGCTAAGCTGCGTGACAAGATGCGGGGTACTGGGGTAAGCGTGACGCGCCAGGGGGATAACATCGTCCTGAACATGCCGAACAATGTTACCTTCGATTCTAACAGCAGTAACCTGAAGCCCGCCGGTGCCAATACGCTGACAGGGGTCGCGATGGTGCTGAAGGAGTATCAGAAGACTGCGGTGAATGTTGTGGGCTATACCGATAGCACCGGTAGCCGCGATCTGAACATGCGTCTATCGCAGCAGCGAGCCGACAGTGTGGCCAGCGCGTTGATCACACAGGGTGTGGCGGCGGGGCGTATCCGTACCATCGGTATGGGGCCTGCGAACCCGATCGCCAGCAACAGCACCGCCGCAGGTAAGGCGCAGAACCGTCGCGTCGAGATCACCTTAAGCCCGCTGTAA
- a CDS encoding GNAT family N-acetyltransferase, which produces MTAITLHAATPQEILALYRAIPEFNSRHTLADLHARLDGRESSLLIARIAGQAVGFKIGYALDSQTVYSWLGGVLPAWRRAGVAQSLLQAQQQWAIQHGYRRIEVKTRNGFPAMLMMLIKNGYSIIQLQPQGAVADYRLRLAKALCLDTA; this is translated from the coding sequence ATGACGGCGATTACTCTGCATGCGGCGACCCCGCAGGAGATCTTGGCGTTATATCGCGCCATTCCGGAGTTTAACTCACGCCATACGCTGGCGGATTTACACGCCCGTCTGGATGGACGCGAAAGCAGTTTGTTGATTGCGCGTATCGCGGGGCAGGCCGTTGGTTTTAAGATCGGCTACGCGCTGGATAGCCAGACCGTTTATAGTTGGCTCGGTGGCGTGTTGCCAGCGTGGCGACGGGCTGGCGTCGCACAATCTCTCTTGCAGGCGCAGCAACAGTGGGCGATACAGCACGGTTATCGGCGCATCGAGGTCAAGACGCGTAATGGTTTTCCTGCGATGCTGATGATGTTGATCAAGAATGGTTACAGCATCATCCAATTGCAACCACAGGGGGCGGTGGCTGATTATCGTCTGCGATTGGCCAAAGCGTTGTGTTTGGATACGGCGTAA
- a CDS encoding AsmA family protein: MKVVGKLLLTLIALLLLMSVAAYFVLQSQWGARQISAWVNDHTRYRITLGGVHHDIRRPRALQLTDFSLARAGQPSELHAAAVTLTFGGQQFSTPRHFSAIRLSQGTLRLTATGLPALPISANTLQLQDMRLDWPQSDWPLQATGVDGGIVPLQSGSPHVAFQFSAATLRIGEIPAQNVLIQGEYRDRQLWLTNLGADLANGQMTAQAQRLADGTWNIESIRLSQIHWQSPQTLRPFLQTLKRLPPLTLQRLELLGANLEGNGWALSGLDASLSHVSLTRGDWHSRQGTLAFNARDIVLGGIHLSEPLFDADLTPQGISVRQFSTRWDNALLRTSGSWRRDTGALALNDLAIVGLEYSLPTNWRELWLRPLPNWLATITLDHFSLSRTLLVDVNPAFPFQMTALDGFGNQVTLARQHRWGIWHGQMQFNASEATFNKVDLRRPSFTLQADEQGIRIDDLSAISQKGLLEANVSLNRRDDRLSLTLDGRGVPANQLNAWGWPSLPLQGDVNLQLSLHAPLRATTPFRPGVNATLNAQDANGNRLQQRMVDGVLMTSE; this comes from the coding sequence ATGAAAGTTGTCGGGAAACTACTCTTGACCCTCATCGCACTGTTGTTGCTGATGTCGGTTGCAGCCTATTTCGTGTTGCAAAGCCAGTGGGGCGCCCGCCAGATCAGCGCCTGGGTCAACGACCATACCCGCTACCGCATCACCTTAGGCGGGGTACATCACGACATCCGCCGTCCCAGGGCACTGCAACTGACGGACTTCAGCTTGGCGCGCGCCGGGCAGCCCAGCGAACTGCACGCAGCAGCCGTTACCCTGACCTTCGGTGGACAACAGTTCAGTACACCACGTCATTTCAGCGCCATTCGCCTGAGCCAGGGTACGCTTCGGCTAACCGCTACGGGCCTGCCAGCCCTCCCCATCAGTGCCAACACCCTACAGCTACAGGACATGCGCCTCGACTGGCCGCAGAGTGATTGGCCGCTCCAAGCGACGGGAGTTGATGGCGGTATTGTCCCTCTGCAATCTGGCTCCCCGCATGTCGCCTTCCAGTTTAGCGCCGCCACCTTGCGTATCGGCGAAATTCCGGCACAGAATGTCCTAATCCAAGGTGAGTACCGCGATCGCCAGCTGTGGCTCACCAATCTGGGAGCCGACCTCGCCAACGGCCAAATGACCGCCCAAGCGCAGCGTCTCGCCGATGGCACCTGGAACATCGAGTCGATACGCCTCAGCCAGATCCACTGGCAGAGCCCGCAAACCTTGCGTCCGTTCTTACAGACGTTAAAACGCTTACCACCGCTAACGCTTCAACGTTTGGAGCTATTAGGTGCGAATCTGGAGGGTAACGGTTGGGCGCTGAGTGGACTCGATGCGAGCCTTTCCCACGTCTCACTGACTCGTGGCGACTGGCATAGCCGACAAGGTACCTTGGCCTTCAACGCCCGTGACATTGTGCTAGGCGGTATCCACCTGAGCGAGCCGCTGTTCGATGCCGACCTGACGCCACAAGGGATTAGCGTTCGCCAATTCAGCACCCGTTGGGATAATGCGTTATTGCGTACCAGCGGATCCTGGCGTCGCGATACGGGAGCGCTGGCACTGAACGACCTGGCGATTGTCGGATTAGAATACAGCCTGCCGACGAACTGGCGCGAACTGTGGCTACGCCCGCTACCCAATTGGTTGGCGACGATTACCCTGGATCACTTCTCACTCAGCCGCACGCTGCTGGTCGACGTCAACCCCGCTTTTCCCTTCCAGATGACCGCATTGGATGGATTTGGCAATCAAGTAACACTGGCTCGTCAGCATCGTTGGGGGATCTGGCATGGACAAATGCAATTCAATGCCAGCGAGGCGACCTTCAACAAGGTCGATCTGCGGCGGCCATCCTTCACGCTCCAAGCCGACGAGCAAGGGATCCGCATCGACGATCTCAGCGCCATCTCTCAGAAAGGGTTGCTAGAGGCGAACGTGAGTTTAAATCGCCGCGATGATCGGTTGAGCCTGACCCTCGATGGACGCGGCGTGCCAGCGAATCAGTTGAACGCATGGGGCTGGCCTTCTCTGCCGCTCCAAGGCGACGTTAACCTGCAACTGTCGCTACATGCGCCACTGCGTGCCACGACACCGTTTCGTCCGGGGGTGAACGCCACCCTGAACGCCCAGGATGCCAACGGGAATCGTCTGCAACAACGCATGGTCGATGGGGTATTGATGACGAGTGAATAA
- the gltS gene encoding sodium/glutamate symporter gives MYHMDIYGTLVAATLVLLLGRQMVQKIPLLTKYTIPEPVAGGLLVALALLVLKKSVGFEIDFDMSLKDPLMLAFFATIGLNANLASLRAGGKALSIFLFVVVGLLIVQNAIGISMAKLLGLDPLMGLLAGSITLSGGHGTGAAWSKLFIERYGFQNATEVAMACATFGLVLGGLIGGPVARYLVQRSSTPDGAPDDNAVPSAFEKPQSGRMITSLVLIETLALIVICLTVGQLIAGWLRGSALELPTFVCVLFVGVILSNTLSKIGFYQVFERAVSVLGNVSLSLFLAMALMSLKLWELASLALPMLAILAVQTLVMALYAIFVTYRVMGKNYDAAVLAAGHCGFGLGATPTAIANMQAITERFGPSHLAFLVVPMVGAFFIDIANAIIIKLYLMLPLFAQVLG, from the coding sequence ATGTATCATATGGACATTTACGGCACGTTGGTTGCCGCGACGCTGGTGTTATTGCTGGGGCGTCAGATGGTGCAAAAAATACCATTACTCACCAAATACACTATCCCCGAACCGGTGGCCGGCGGTCTGCTGGTCGCCTTGGCCCTGCTCGTTTTGAAGAAGAGTGTCGGATTCGAAATCGACTTTGATATGTCGCTGAAGGATCCATTGATGTTGGCCTTCTTCGCTACGATCGGTTTGAACGCTAACCTGGCGAGCCTACGGGCGGGTGGCAAAGCCCTCAGCATCTTCCTGTTTGTCGTGGTTGGTTTGCTGATCGTGCAGAATGCGATCGGTATCAGCATGGCGAAGCTGTTAGGGCTGGATCCGTTGATGGGGTTACTGGCCGGCTCGATCACTCTCTCTGGCGGTCACGGCACCGGAGCGGCCTGGAGTAAGCTATTTATTGAACGCTACGGCTTCCAGAATGCCACCGAAGTCGCGATGGCTTGCGCCACCTTCGGCCTGGTGCTCGGGGGGTTGATCGGTGGCCCGGTAGCGCGTTATCTGGTTCAGCGCTCCTCGACCCCGGATGGGGCTCCGGATGACAACGCCGTACCCAGCGCCTTTGAGAAGCCGCAGAGTGGGCGAATGATCACCTCACTGGTGCTGATTGAGACCCTGGCCCTGATCGTCATCTGCCTGACGGTTGGTCAGTTGATTGCCGGTTGGCTGCGTGGCTCTGCACTGGAGCTGCCAACCTTCGTTTGCGTGCTGTTCGTCGGGGTGATCCTGAGTAATACCCTGTCTAAGATCGGTTTTTATCAAGTCTTCGAACGCGCCGTTTCGGTACTGGGTAACGTCAGCCTCTCTCTGTTCCTGGCGATGGCGCTGATGAGCCTCAAGCTGTGGGAGTTGGCTTCACTGGCGTTGCCGATGTTGGCCATCTTGGCCGTACAGACGTTGGTGATGGCGTTGTATGCCATCTTCGTCACCTATCGGGTGATGGGCAAGAATTACGATGCGGCGGTATTGGCGGCGGGGCACTGTGGTTTTGGCCTGGGGGCAACCCCAACGGCTATTGCCAACATGCAGGCGATCACCGAGCGCTTTGGCCCTTCTCACCTGGCCTTCTTGGTGGTACCGATGGTGGGGGCTTTCTTTATCGATATCGCCAACGCCATCATCATCAAGCTGTATTTGATGCTGCCATTGTTCGCTCAGGTGCTTGGCTAA
- the tusA gene encoding sulfurtransferase TusA translates to MTDPFANPDKTLDALGLRCPEPVMMVRKTVRHMAAGETLLIIADDPATTRDIPGFCRFMDHTLLAQEADQAPYRYLVRKGGA, encoded by the coding sequence ATGACCGATCCCTTTGCCAACCCAGACAAAACCTTGGACGCCTTAGGCCTACGCTGCCCGGAACCCGTGATGATGGTACGTAAGACCGTTCGCCATATGGCGGCGGGCGAAACCCTACTGATCATCGCCGACGATCCGGCTACGACCCGAGACATCCCCGGCTTCTGCCGCTTTATGGATCACACCCTGCTGGCACAGGAGGCCGACCAGGCACCCTACCGCTACCTGGTGCGTAAAGGTGGGGCATAA
- the recG gene encoding ATP-dependent DNA helicase RecG has translation MQGRLLDAVPLTSLSGVGASQAGKLAKLGLVTIQDLLLHLPLRYEDRTRLYRIGELQPGQVVTIEGEVLRTDVAFGRRRMLTSQISDGSGLLTLRFFNFSAAMKNSLAPGKRVLAYGEIKRGHHGGEIIHPEYRIQGDDAPIELQAALTPVYPTTEGVRQATLRKLSDQALALLDITPIPELLPESLGQGLISLPEALHTLHRPPADIRLEDLAQGRHPAQRRLILEELLAHHLSMLAVRAGNQRQHALALGANDNLKQRLLAALPFTPTAAQWRVLADIETDMAKSVPMMRLVQGDVGCGKTLVAALAALRAIANGHQVALMAPTELLAEQHAANFRHWFEPLGLRVGWLAGKQKGKARQTQMAAIAAGEVDMVVGTHALFQEQVQFADLALVIIDEQHRFGVHQRLALWEKGQAQGFHPHQLIMTATPIPRTLAMTAYADLDTSVIDELPPGRTPVTTVAIADTRREQILERVRHACLTEKRQAYWVCTLIEESEVLEAQAAEATAEALSQQLPELRIALVHGRMKAADKQQVMARFKAGEIDLLVATTVIEVGVDVPNASLMIIENPERLGLAQLHQLRGRVGRGAVASHCVLLYKAPLSQTAQQRLQVLRDSNDGFVIAQRDLEIRGPGELLGTRQTGNAEFRVADLLRDQALIPEVQRIARHLHSAYPQHAQALIERWLPAGDRYSNA, from the coding sequence ATGCAGGGCCGCCTGCTCGACGCCGTCCCGCTGACCTCGCTCTCCGGCGTAGGTGCCAGTCAGGCGGGTAAGCTGGCCAAACTCGGGCTGGTCACCATACAGGATCTACTGCTACATCTCCCGTTGCGCTATGAGGACCGTACGCGCCTCTACCGCATCGGCGAACTCCAGCCGGGCCAAGTGGTCACGATAGAGGGGGAGGTGCTACGTACCGACGTCGCCTTTGGTCGCCGCCGCATGCTGACCAGTCAGATCAGCGATGGCAGCGGTCTGCTGACCCTACGCTTCTTCAACTTCAGTGCCGCGATGAAAAATAGCCTGGCTCCCGGCAAGCGGGTACTGGCCTACGGTGAGATCAAGCGCGGTCACCATGGTGGTGAAATCATCCACCCCGAATACCGTATCCAAGGCGACGATGCCCCCATCGAGTTGCAAGCCGCCCTGACACCGGTCTACCCCACGACCGAAGGCGTACGCCAGGCGACACTGCGCAAGCTGAGCGATCAGGCATTGGCGCTGCTCGACATCACGCCGATCCCCGAGCTGCTGCCCGAATCCCTAGGGCAGGGGCTGATCAGCCTACCCGAGGCGTTACATACCCTTCACCGCCCACCAGCCGATATCCGTCTGGAGGATCTCGCCCAGGGCCGCCATCCAGCACAGCGACGGTTGATCCTGGAGGAGTTATTGGCGCACCACCTCAGTATGCTGGCGGTACGCGCGGGTAATCAACGCCAGCATGCCCTCGCACTCGGCGCCAACGATAACCTCAAGCAACGCCTACTGGCGGCACTGCCGTTCACGCCGACAGCCGCACAATGGCGTGTGTTGGCCGATATCGAGACCGATATGGCCAAGAGCGTGCCCATGATGCGCCTGGTACAGGGCGACGTCGGCTGCGGTAAGACGCTGGTCGCTGCTCTGGCGGCGCTACGCGCCATCGCCAATGGCCATCAAGTGGCACTCATGGCCCCCACCGAGCTGTTGGCCGAGCAACACGCCGCTAACTTTCGTCACTGGTTCGAGCCGCTGGGGCTACGCGTGGGTTGGCTGGCTGGCAAGCAGAAAGGTAAGGCGCGCCAGACGCAAATGGCCGCTATCGCCGCCGGCGAGGTAGACATGGTTGTCGGTACCCATGCTCTGTTTCAAGAGCAGGTGCAATTCGCCGATCTCGCGCTGGTGATCATCGACGAACAGCACCGCTTCGGTGTGCATCAACGTCTCGCATTATGGGAGAAGGGCCAGGCGCAGGGCTTTCACCCCCATCAATTGATCATGACCGCTACTCCGATCCCACGCACACTGGCGATGACCGCCTACGCCGATTTAGATACCTCGGTGATCGACGAGTTACCGCCAGGACGGACGCCGGTCACCACCGTCGCCATCGCCGACACTCGGCGAGAACAGATCCTGGAGCGCGTGCGTCATGCCTGCCTGACGGAGAAGCGCCAGGCCTACTGGGTATGTACCCTGATCGAAGAGTCGGAGGTATTGGAGGCGCAGGCGGCAGAGGCAACCGCTGAGGCCCTAAGCCAACAGTTACCTGAGCTGCGCATCGCCCTGGTGCATGGGCGGATGAAAGCGGCAGACAAACAACAGGTAATGGCACGATTCAAAGCGGGAGAGATCGATCTACTGGTTGCCACCACGGTGATCGAGGTCGGCGTCGACGTACCTAACGCCAGCCTGATGATCATCGAGAACCCCGAGCGTTTGGGGCTAGCCCAGCTTCACCAACTGCGTGGACGCGTCGGACGCGGCGCAGTCGCCTCCCATTGCGTCTTACTATACAAGGCGCCGCTGAGCCAGACGGCGCAGCAACGGCTCCAGGTACTACGTGACAGCAATGATGGCTTCGTGATCGCCCAACGCGATCTCGAGATCCGGGGACCCGGCGAGCTCTTGGGCACCCGCCAGACCGGCAACGCCGAATTCCGCGTCGCCGATCTGCTGCGCGACCAGGCGCTGATCCCCGAGGTGCAACGCATCGCGCGCCATCTACACAGCGCCTACCCACAACATGCGCAGGCACTGATCGAACGCTGGCTACCGGCGGGCGATCGCTACTCTAACGCCTAA
- a CDS encoding TMEM165/GDT1 family protein produces the protein MSIILTSMSSVALAEIGDKTQLLTLLLVARFGKPFLILLAITLATLVNHYFAALIGELVNQFLNPQMMRWMVAMGFLAMAIWVLFPDRDDGEIRGGHPFWASLMVFFLAEIGDKTQIATVLLGAHYQHLTWVVLGSTLGIVLANAPMLWFGARLQPYLTSGWGRRLSALLFATLGVVTLIV, from the coding sequence GTGTCTATTATTTTAACTTCGATGAGTTCCGTCGCCTTAGCTGAAATCGGCGATAAGACTCAGCTTTTGACGCTACTGTTGGTGGCGCGTTTTGGTAAACCTTTCCTGATTCTGTTGGCGATCACTCTAGCCACCCTGGTTAATCACTATTTCGCTGCGCTAATTGGCGAATTGGTCAATCAGTTCCTCAATCCCCAGATGATGCGTTGGATGGTCGCCATGGGGTTCCTGGCGATGGCGATATGGGTACTGTTTCCCGATCGGGATGACGGTGAGATCCGGGGAGGCCATCCTTTCTGGGCCTCTCTGATGGTGTTCTTCCTCGCCGAAATTGGCGACAAGACACAGATCGCCACGGTCCTGCTTGGGGCGCATTACCAGCATCTTACCTGGGTCGTTCTGGGGTCGACGTTGGGGATCGTGCTAGCCAATGCACCGATGTTGTGGTTTGGCGCTCGTCTACAGCCCTACCTGACAAGTGGTTGGGGGCGGCGACTTTCTGCATTGCTGTTTGCCACTTTAGGAGTTGTTACCCTTATCGTGTGA
- a CDS encoding DNA-3-methyladenine glycosylase I, whose translation MQRCAWVTADPDYIAYHDGEWGRPLYDERALFELLCLEGQQAGLSWLTVLKKRPHYRRVFHNFDPVRVAAMTPEELELLMHDAGVIRNRRKLVAIITNARALLAMAQAGEVFSPFLWSFVAGAPVRSDVAGATRSAASDALARALKQRGFTFVGTTICYAFMQACGMVNDHQPGCYLHHDSSPSSPPGLSR comes from the coding sequence GTGCAACGTTGTGCCTGGGTCACGGCGGATCCAGATTATATCGCCTATCACGATGGAGAGTGGGGACGTCCACTCTATGATGAGCGGGCGCTGTTTGAGTTATTGTGCCTCGAAGGACAGCAGGCCGGATTATCGTGGCTGACGGTGTTGAAGAAGCGCCCGCATTATCGACGCGTCTTCCATAACTTCGATCCTGTACGGGTTGCTGCGATGACGCCGGAGGAGCTTGAGCTACTGATGCATGATGCGGGCGTGATCCGCAACCGGCGTAAGCTGGTGGCGATCATCACGAATGCCCGCGCCTTGCTGGCGATGGCGCAAGCTGGTGAGGTCTTCTCCCCCTTTCTGTGGTCGTTCGTCGCTGGCGCGCCGGTCCGGTCGGACGTGGCGGGAGCGACGCGTAGCGCAGCCTCTGATGCGCTGGCACGGGCCCTGAAACAGCGCGGTTTCACTTTCGTCGGCACGACCATTTGCTATGCCTTCATGCAAGCGTGTGGGATGGTGAACGATCACCAACCAGGATGTTATCTGCATCATGATTCTTCCCCTTCGTCTCCGCCCGGCCTATCCCGCTGA
- a CDS encoding N-acetyltransferase has product MILPLRLRPAYPADRPALLALWLRLTIQAHPAIPPGYWRSSLPWVRDTYLPQGQTWLALDGHRVCGFICILPPHLLGALFVAPRYRGRGLAQRLMRHAKRHHPWLLLEVYCANRRALAFYRRQGFRCLDRQIQSSTGQAVATLLWRAGGDLEKRRRLDYTARSSIMGE; this is encoded by the coding sequence ATGATTCTTCCCCTTCGTCTCCGCCCGGCCTATCCCGCTGATCGCCCGGCATTGCTGGCGCTGTGGTTGAGGCTGACGATTCAGGCTCATCCGGCGATCCCGCCCGGCTATTGGCGATCCAGCCTGCCATGGGTGCGTGATACCTACCTGCCGCAGGGGCAGACTTGGTTGGCGCTGGATGGGCATCGGGTGTGTGGATTCATTTGTATCCTTCCGCCCCATTTACTCGGCGCGCTGTTTGTGGCCCCCCGTTACCGTGGGCGCGGTCTCGCTCAACGTCTCATGCGTCATGCCAAACGCCACCATCCTTGGCTGTTGTTGGAGGTGTATTGCGCTAACCGTCGAGCATTGGCTTTCTATCGTCGCCAGGGATTCCGTTGTCTGGATCGGCAGATCCAGTCGAGTACCGGTCAGGCGGTGGCGACGCTGTTATGGCGGGCCGGGGGAGATCTTGAGAAAAGGCGGCGGCTTGATTACACTGCGCGCTCTTCCATCATGGGGGAGTAG
- a CDS encoding nucleobase:cation symporter-2 family protein, which produces MTTHTTELNPACPSHTAPATTSELIYRLDDRPPLAQTLFAACQHLLAMFVAVITPALLICQALGLPAQDTQHIISMSLFASGLASLLQIKTWGPVGSGLLSIQGTSFNFVTPLIMGGMALKTGGADIPTMMATLFGTLMLASCTEIILSRFLHLARRIITPLVSGIVVMIIGLSLIQVGLISIGGGYAAMNDHSFGAPRNLLLAGAVLLVIILLNRQRNPYLRVASLVIAMTVGYALAWALDMLPSSAAEPNTAPLLTVPTPLYYGLGIDWNLLIPLMLVFMVTSLETIGDITATSDVSEQPVSGPLYMKRLKGGVLANGLNSMLSAVFNTFPNSCFGQNNGVIQLTGVASRKVGFVVALMLILLGLFPAVAGFVQHIPEPVLGGATIVMFGTIAASGVRIVSREPLNRRAIMIMALSLAVGLGVSQQPEILQFAPQWLKTLLASGIAAGGITAIVLNLIFPQETAR; this is translated from the coding sequence ATGACCACACATACCACAGAGCTCAACCCTGCATGCCCGTCACACACAGCTCCGGCCACGACCAGCGAACTGATTTATCGCCTGGATGATCGTCCGCCATTGGCGCAAACCCTGTTTGCCGCCTGCCAGCATCTGCTGGCGATGTTTGTCGCCGTGATCACCCCCGCACTACTGATCTGCCAGGCACTCGGCCTACCGGCCCAGGATACGCAGCACATTATCAGCATGTCGCTCTTCGCCTCGGGATTAGCCTCGCTGCTACAAATCAAGACCTGGGGCCCGGTCGGTTCGGGGTTATTGTCGATTCAAGGCACCAGCTTTAACTTTGTCACCCCCTTGATCATGGGGGGTATGGCCTTGAAAACGGGTGGCGCGGATATTCCGACCATGATGGCGACGCTGTTTGGTACCCTAATGCTGGCCTCCTGTACCGAGATCATCCTGTCCCGCTTCCTGCATCTGGCTCGCCGCATCATCACGCCACTGGTCTCCGGCATCGTGGTGATGATCATCGGCCTGTCGCTGATTCAAGTCGGTCTCATCTCCATCGGCGGCGGTTACGCCGCGATGAACGATCACAGCTTCGGTGCGCCGCGTAATCTGTTGCTGGCCGGGGCGGTACTGCTGGTGATCATCCTGCTCAATCGCCAGCGTAACCCCTATCTACGCGTCGCCTCATTGGTGATCGCCATGACCGTCGGCTACGCCCTAGCCTGGGCGCTAGACATGTTGCCCTCATCGGCAGCCGAGCCAAACACTGCCCCACTGCTTACCGTGCCGACGCCGCTATATTATGGCCTGGGCATCGACTGGAACCTGTTGATCCCACTGATGCTGGTGTTTATGGTGACCTCGCTGGAAACCATTGGCGACATCACGGCCACCTCGGATGTCTCGGAGCAGCCGGTGTCCGGGCCGCTGTATATGAAGCGACTGAAAGGCGGGGTACTGGCGAATGGTCTCAATTCGATGCTCTCCGCCGTCTTCAACACCTTCCCCAACTCCTGCTTCGGCCAAAATAATGGCGTGATCCAGTTGACGGGTGTCGCCAGCCGTAAGGTGGGCTTTGTGGTAGCGCTGATGTTAATCCTGCTGGGGCTATTCCCGGCGGTGGCCGGCTTTGTCCAACACATTCCCGAGCCGGTACTCGGTGGTGCGACCATCGTCATGTTCGGCACCATCGCCGCCTCAGGCGTACGTATCGTCTCGCGTGAACCGCTCAACCGCCGCGCCATCATGATCATGGCCCTGTCACTGGCCGTTGGACTCGGGGTATCCCAGCAGCCGGAAATCCTGCAGTTCGCACCACAATGGCTGAAGACACTGCTGGCCTCCGGTATCGCGGCTGGCGGCATCACCGCCATCGTACTGAACCTGATCTTCCCACAGGAAACAGCCCGCTAA
- a CDS encoding DcrB family lipoprotein, with amino-acid sequence MGNLVKLIGVGLLVTGLAACDGNSTTEASAPAQGASATQPSVPAGAKVSLLDGKISFTLPAGLSDQTSKLGSQTNNMSVYANKTGQQAVIVILAPMPKDSLNTLSSRLIDQQKSRDASLQLVSSEAVTLGGKSVEKVVSMQQANGHAVYSSIILAQIGDQLMTMQISLPGDNRQEAANIANGVLGTLTFAQ; translated from the coding sequence ATGGGTAATTTAGTGAAGTTGATCGGCGTCGGGCTATTGGTTACCGGGCTGGCCGCCTGTGATGGCAACTCCACCACCGAGGCTAGCGCGCCAGCGCAGGGGGCGAGTGCGACGCAGCCCAGCGTACCTGCGGGGGCTAAGGTGAGCCTGCTGGATGGCAAGATTAGCTTTACGCTGCCGGCCGGATTGAGCGATCAGACCAGCAAGTTGGGTTCACAGACCAATAATATGTCGGTGTATGCCAATAAGACCGGCCAACAGGCGGTGATCGTCATTCTGGCACCGATGCCGAAGGATAGCCTGAATACCCTGTCATCTCGCCTGATCGACCAGCAGAAGTCGCGTGATGCTAGCTTGCAGCTGGTCTCATCGGAAGCCGTGACGCTGGGCGGTAAGTCGGTGGAGAAGGTGGTGAGCATGCAGCAGGCTAATGGCCATGCTGTCTACTCCAGCATCATCCTGGCACAGATCGGCGATCAACTGATGACCATGCAGATCTCTCTGCCGGGGGATAACCGCCAAGAGGCGGCGAATATCGCCAATGGAGTCCTTGGCACCCTCACCTTCGCGCAGTAA